One genomic window of Mercenaria mercenaria strain notata chromosome 2, MADL_Memer_1, whole genome shotgun sequence includes the following:
- the LOC123564640 gene encoding N6-adenosine-methyltransferase non-catalytic subunit-like — MSDRLKELKERSQKRKQLLAQAFGVDSPDDLKVVLKSKEEIKQSKAAKQSGSDPSTKKKSRRSSIEKSSEESEKGHEKKEEQFETDEIYTDSSAFLKGTQSANPHNDYCQHFVDTGERPQNFIRDVGLANRFEEYPKLRELIRLKDELISQTSIPPTYMKCDLEMFELSELGCQFDVILLEPPLQEYQRAQGAVFDKYWDWDEIERLEIPSVAAQRSFIWIWCGNAEGLERGRQCLKLWGFRRCEDICWIKTNIQNPGHNKNLEPNSVHQRTKEHCLMGIKGTVKRSTDGDFIHANVDIDLIIEEEPPYGSKDKPVEIFHMIEHFCLGRRRLHIFARDSTIRPGWLSIGPELTSSNYDRERYMSYFQTDTDLTTGCSEEIERLRPKSPVPKNKQMGGLPRGQRGGRGGPPRGGQMGPGRGGRGMGMNRGGPPRGMRGMGRGPPRGGFR, encoded by the exons GAAGAAATCAAGCAGTCTAAAGCAGCAAAGCAATCTGg TTCTGACCCTTCTACAAAAAAGAAATCAAGACGATCCAGTATAGAGAAATCCAGTGAAGAAAGCGAAAAAGGACATGAG AAGAAAGAAGAGCAATTTGAGACAGATGAGATATACACTGATTCAAGTGCTTTCCTGAAG GGTACCCAGAGTGCCAACCCACACAATGATTACTGCCAACACTTTGTGGACACAGGGGAGCGACCACAGAACTTCATCAGAGATGTTG GTCTTGCTAACAGATTTGAAGAATATCCTAAACTTCGAGAACTGATCAGGTTAAAGGATGAACTCATATCACAGACAAGTATACCTCCTAC GTAtatgaagtgtgaccttgagatGTTTGAGCTGTCAGAGTTAGGTTGTCAGTTTGATGTGATTCTGCTAGAGCCCCCTCTACAGGAGTATCAGAGAGCCCAGGGTGCTGTGTTTGACAAGTACTGGGACTGGGATGAG ATAGAGAGGTTAGAGATTCCATCAGTGGCAGCTCAGAGGTCGTTTATATGGATCTGGTGTGGTAATGCTGAGGGTCTGGAGAGGGGTAGGCAG TGTTTGAAGCTATGGGGCTTCAGGAGATGTGAAGATATTTGTTGGATAAAGACAAATATACAGAATCCTGGACACAACAAAAATCTTGAGCCGAATTCAGTACATCAGAGAACTAAG GAGCACTGCCTGATGGGAATCAAAGGAACAGTAAAAAGAAGTACAGATGGAGATTTTATACATGCTAATGTTGACATTGACCTCATTATAGAGGAAGAACCTCCATACGGCAGCAAAGACAAACCTGTAGAAATCTTTCACATGATTGAACATTTCTGTCTCGGAAGGCGTAGGCTACATATATTTGCTAGAGACAGTACCATCAGGCCAGGCTGGCTGAGTATTGGCCCTGAGCTGACTAGTAGTAACTATGATCGTGAAAGATATATGTCATATTTTCAAACTGATACAGATCTTACGACTGGATGTAGTGAGGAGATAGAAAGATTGAGGCCAAAATCTCCTGTGCCAAAGAATAAACAAATGGGAGGTCTTCCTAGGGGTCAAAGGGGAGGAAGGGGTGGGCCTCCAAGAGGTGGACAGATGGGACCGGGCAGGGGTGGGAGAGGTATGGGTATGAATAGGGGAGGTCCACCTAGAGGTATGAGGGGAATGGGACGAGGTCCGCCAAGGGGAGGGTTTAGGTAG